Genomic segment of Candidatus Effluviviaceae Genus I sp.:
CAGACCCGAGCGGGCTCCAGTAGTCCGGCGCGAAGCGCGCTGCCCCGAACGCCACGGCCGCGCGCCCGAGCGACGCCTTCGCGGCTCCCGCCCACGCCGCCGCACCGTCCTCGGTCGCGGCGACCTCGGCGCCGACCTGCCACCGCTCGCCGCGCAGGAGCGCGTCAGCGCCCCCGAGCCGCAGCGCGCTTCCTGCGAACCTGAACCGCTGCCGCTCCGGATCCCCCGCCGCGAACGCCGGGTCGTACCTGAACCTCGCGACGGTGGCGGCGAACCGCGCGCCGGGCCGCGGTGCAAGCGTGAGCCGGACCGCGACAAGCTCCTCCTCGAGCGCGTCCCGGCCCGCGCGTTCGCCGTCGGTCCTGTGCAGCCCGCTCGCGCGAAGCGAGCTCACGAGTCCCTCCGCGTTGAGCCCGGCGTCGAGCCGCGTGCGGGCGAGGACGACCTGCGCGCGGAGGATGCCGCGCTCCGCCTCAGCGTACGCGCCGCGCCGCGCCGTGGACTCGGACGCCCCGTCGTAGATGCGGAGCCGCTCGCTCCGCCGCGGGAAGCCCGCGACCGACGCGATGCCGGACGCGCCGGCGACGAGGCCCTGCCCCCAAGCGACCCCGAGGTCCCCGACCCCGACCCGCAGTCCCTCCACCGGCCGCCACTCCGCGCCGAGCGCCGCGTGGTCCGCGAGCGACGCCTCGCCCTGGTCACGCTCGCACGCAAGCCCGAGTCGCAGGCGGTCCCCGTGCGCGGCCCTGAGCCGTGCGAACGACCCGGGAGCGCGTGAAGCGACCGTGGACGAGGAGGAGCCGCGCACGAGCGCGCTCCAGCGGAGGGCCGGCGCAGGGGCAGCGCGGGCATTGCCGGCAGCACGCGCCGTCCGGGCGCCGGCGTTGCCGGCCGCCCCGGCCACCGCGTCGCGCGGCGCCACTGCTGTGACGTACGGCGCGACCAGCGCGTACGCCTCCGGCGAGAGGCACCCGCGGTCCACCAGTTCCTCGGTCGTCGCGAACGGACCGCCCTCGGCGCGCGCGGCGACGATCCTGAGCGCCGCGCCGGGGTCCAGGAACGGAAGTCGCAGGAGGTTTCCCAAGGGCGCCGAGTTCACGTCGAGCGGGTGCTCACGGAACGCGGCCGCTTCCCGCAAGAGGTCGTCCGCAAGCGCTCCCACGTCACCCGCGGGCTCGCCGTCGTATGCGAACACGCCGGCCGCCTCGAGCGCGGCGGCGATGTCGAGCGCATCGCCCGGCTCCGGCGCCTGGACGACATCGTCCGGCGATGACGGCGCTCCGTCCGCGCGCGCCGGGAGCGCCTGCGACGCGACGGCAACCACGATCGAGGCCGCAAGCAGAGCCCTAGCGGCCGAAGCGAACCGTGACAAAGGTGCTCACTCCCAGTTCGGGGTGCCATGTCCACGCGGCGTCCACGACCGGGCGCCGGAGCGCCTCCGCCGGGTCGCCGCCCTCGCGTCCGATCCCGATCCCAAGCCCGACCGTCCCCGGCTCGCTCGTCGCCGACGCCCGCACGCGAAGCCACGCGCCCGCGGCCGCTTCGACGGCCAGCGAGGACGACGCCGGGAGCCCCGCCTCGGCGCGCACACCGGCCTCGAGCGTCGCTCCGTCGAGCG
This window contains:
- a CDS encoding helix-hairpin-helix domain-containing protein — its product is MSRFASAARALLAASIVVAVASQALPARADGAPSSPDDVVQAPEPGDALDIAAALEAAGVFAYDGEPAGDVGALADDLLREAAAFREHPLDVNSAPLGNLLRLPFLDPGAALRIVAARAEGGPFATTEELVDRGCLSPEAYALVAPYVTAVAPRDAVAGAAGNAGARTARAAGNARAAPAPALRWSALVRGSSSSTVASRAPGSFARLRAAHGDRLRLGLACERDQGEASLADHAALGAEWRPVEGLRVGVGDLGVAWGQGLVAGASGIASVAGFPRRSERLRIYDGASESTARRGAYAEAERGILRAQVVLARTRLDAGLNAEGLVSSLRASGLHRTDGERAGRDALEEELVAVRLTLAPRPGARFAATVARFRYDPAFAAGDPERQRFRFAGSALRLGGADALLRGERWQVGAEVAATEDGAAAWAGAAKASLGRAAVAFGAARFAPDYWSPLGS